AGCAGGAGGAGCTTGCACGCGGGGTTGACGTGCGAGCCCCACACGGCTCGCGCGTAGGCCGTGGCGCCGACCTCGAGCCGGGCGTCGTGCACCGACACCTCGAGGTAGCTCGACGTGCCGACGACCCGGCCGCCGTCGTCGAGGACGCACCACTGGTGCCAGCCGGCTGACGCGCGCGAGCGCAGGACGGCCGCGAACGAGGCCGTGTCGTGCGCGCGCCCGGCGAGGTGGCACCACACGTCGTCGTGGTCGAGCGCCTCGCGCAGGGGGTCGGCGTCCGCGTCCGGGTCCAGGGGCCGCACCCGCACCCCGTGCCCGCTCAGGCTCACCCCGACCGGCACCGGCCAGCGCATGGCCGGCCACGCCGTGTCCGCCGGCCGCGGGTCCGGCGCCGGCACCTCTGGCGGTGAGCCCGTCACGACTCAGGCGGCGGGCAGGAGCCCGCGCCGGCGCAGGAGCGGCTCGGGACGCGGCGCCCGGCCGCGCACCGCCTCGAACGCCGCCATCGGGTCGACGGCGCCGCCGCGGGACAGCAGCTCGGCCCGGAACCGGTCGCCGAGGTCGCGGACCAGGCCGCCGTTCTCGGTGAACCAGTCGACGAGCTCGGCGTCGAGGACCTCGCTCCAGATGTAGCCGTAGTAGCCGGCGCTGTAGCTGCCGCCGAACACGTGGGCGAAGTAGCCGCTGCGGTAGCGGGTCGGCACGCTCGCGACGTCGAGGCCGTGGCGGCGCAGCGCCTCGGCCTCGAACGCCTCGACGTCCTCCGCCGCGACCTCCCGCCCGGC
Above is a window of Aquipuribacter nitratireducens DNA encoding:
- a CDS encoding GNAT family N-acetyltransferase; protein product: MSLSGHGVRVRPLDPDADADPLREALDHDDVWCHLAGRAHDTASFAAVLRSRASAGWHQWCVLDDGGRVVGTSSYLEVSVHDARLEVGATAYARAVWGSHVNPACKLLLLGYAFDDLRAGRVQLKTDVRNVRSQQAIARLGARPEGVLRRYQRREDGTVRDTVVFSVTAEDWPDVRAGLLARLTSG